In a single window of the Thunnus albacares chromosome 1, fThuAlb1.1, whole genome shotgun sequence genome:
- the tshz3b gene encoding teashirt homolog 3b, producing the protein MPRRKQQAPRRASAYVPEDEKEAALLDEDLDGDDSAQEGEEPATKFLCQDKDFLLKDRPGSTGFHDSPNAADFSGQELDSESHLSESSDRMSDFESSSLKNEDDVLLFKDPSNALSLSSSSAMMAAANATIPVSGDEAILATTGSVADSLEKMKAIYTSFLTNSYWSTLNLNLSQPPAEKPPRSHSSSSSSSSSSSCGSGGYDWHQTAMAKTLQQASQNHHNRLGMVHHPTVAVSTASTEPNLFSTVQLYRQSSKLYGSIFTGASKFRCKDCSAAYDTLVELTVHMNETGHYRDDNHETDGEGAKRWSKPRKRSLLEMEGKEDAQKVLKCMYCGHSFESLQDLSVHMIKTKHYQKVPLKEPVTPVAAKIISSARKRAPIDLDIPSSPDSNGGTTPKPTSLSDSNDILQKATNPYITPNNRYGHQNGASYAWQFESRKSQILKCMECGSSHDTLQELTAHMMVTGHFIKVTNSAIKKGKPIIESPTPAPTINSTSEEKVQSVPLAATTFSPPPAPVPPPASISPTAMVVEIKKEEKEEECTKESIINNGNNVNKEKKAGGEEEAEEKFDISSKYTYLTEDDLDESPKGGLDILKSLENTVTSAINKAQNGAPSWGGYPSIHAAYQLPNIMKLSLGNSGKSSPLKYMFPGGEILSPTGKSQPLISPPSRQNSPLPKNNFHAMEELVKKVTEKVAKVEEKMREPIGVVRASPLRRTTPSPCNSEAGDSARGESPKESRAGGCKTPENAGGVEKVVGDGSGPNHRDSNGDITIKESVENGVESTAVASPLPASLCGSTAIITDHPPPEQPFVNPLSALQSVMNAHLGKAAKPALPSLDPMSMLFKMSNSLAEKAAVAASTPPAQTKKPSNDHLDRYFYQQHLNNDQPIDLTKGKNADKNSSSTSLGSTALSSTTSTPSSISPSSTVTMTKASAAVASFMSTSPLRENALSDISDMLRNLTESQAVSKSSTPTSLSERSDIEGATQEETEDISPAQKRKGRQSNWNPQHLLILQAQFASSLRQTSDGKYMMSDLSPQERMHISRFTGLSMTTISHWLANVKYQLRRTGGTKFLKNLDSGHPVFFCSDCASQIRSPSTYVSHLESHLGFRLRDLAKLSGEQLLSQITHQHHQQRHTKGLSEKLLSNLHPSSHPLPSSLPTSLSSSLPISLPSSLTTPLPSTESPSPSPEDDDNSGSVYQCKLCNRTFASKHAVKLHLSKTHGKSPEDHLMYVCELEKQ; encoded by the coding sequence CATACGTCCCTGAAGATGAGAAGGAGGCAGCCCTGTTGGATGAGGACCTGGATGGCGACGACTCAGCCCAGGAAGGGGAGGAGCCTGCCACCAAGTTCCTGTGTCAAGACAAGGACTTCCTTCTCAAGGACAGACCAGGATCCACTGGTTTCCATGACTCCCCTAATGCAGCAGACTTTTCTGGTCAGGAGCTGGACAGTGAGTCTCACCTGAGCGAATCCAGTGACAGGATGTCTGATTTTGAGAGCTCCTCACTTAAAAATGAGGATGACGTCCTTCTCTTTAAAGACCCCTCAAATGCCCTTTCACTGTCTTCATCCTCTGCCATGATGGCTGCTGCCAACGCCACTATCCCAGTAAGTGGAGATGAGGCCATATTAGCCACCACAGGGTCTGTGGCTGACAGCCTGGAGAAGATGAAGGCAATTTACACCTCCTTCCTGACCAACTCCTATTGGTCCACACTGAATCTGAACCTGAGCCAGCCCCCTGCAGAAAAACCCCCTCGtagtcacagcagcagcagtagcagcagcagtagcagtagctgTGGAAGTGGAGGCTATGACTGGCACCAAACAGCTATGGCTAAAACCCTCCAGCAGGCCTCGCAGAACCACCACAACCGACTAGGCATGGTTCACCATCCCACAGTGGCTGTATCCACAGCATCCACAGAACCCAACCTCTTTAGTACCGTCCAGCTGTATCGGCAGAGCTCCAAGCTTTATGGCTCCATATTCACTGGTGCCAGCAAGTTCCGCTGCAAGGACTGCAGTGCAGCTTATGATACGCTAGTGGAGCTGACAGTGCACATGAATGAGACAGGCCACTATCGTGATGATAACCATGAGACAGATGGGGAGGGTGCTAAACGATGGTCAAAACCCAGAAAGCGTTCCTTGCTAGAGATGGAGGGGAAGGAGGATGCACAGAAAGTTCTGAAGTGCATGTACTGTGGGCACTCCTTTGAATCCCTCCAGGACCTAAGTGTCCACATGATCAAGACGAAACACTACCAGAAAGTGCCTCTGAAAGAGCCCGTTACACCAGTGGCAGCTAAGATTATCTCCTCAGCTCGAAAAAGAGCCCCTATTGACCTAGATATCCCCAGTTCACCTGACTCTAACGGAGGCACCACACCTAAGCCCACCTCCCTCAGTGACTCTAATGACATACTCCAGAAGGCCACCAACCCTTACATCACACCCAACAACCGCTATGGACACCAGAACGGTGCCAGCTATGCCTGGCAGTTTGAATCCAGGAAGTCACAGATTCTCAAATGCATGGAGTGTGGCAGCTCTCATGATACACTGCAAGAGCTGACCGCTCACATGATGGTGACTGGACACTTTATTAAAGTCACCAACTCGGCTATTAAGAAAGGCAAACCCATTATAGAGTCGCCCACCCCAGCTCCCACCATTAATTCAACAAGTGAGGAAAAGGTTCAGTCAGTTCCTCTGGCTGCCACAACCTTCTCTCCTCCACCTGCCCCAGTGCCTCCTCCAGCCAGCATCTCCCCCACTGCCATGGTTGTGGAGataaaaaaggaggagaaggaggaggaatgCACTAAGGAGTCCATCATCAACAATGGcaacaatgtcaacaaagaGAAGAAGGCTGGAGGTGAGGAAGAGGCTGAGGAGAAATTTGATATTTCTTCAAAATACACTTATCTGACTGAGGATGATCTGGATGAGAGTCCTAAAGGGGGTCTAGACATCCTTAAGTCCTTGGAGAACACAGTGACCTCAGCCATCAACAAAGCCCAGAATGGAGCTCCAAGCTGGGGTGGATATCCCAGTATCCATGCTGCCTACCAGCTCCCGAACATAATGAAGCTCTCTCTAGGAAACTCCGGGAAGAGCTCTCCCCTTAAATACATGTTCCCTGGAGGGGAGATTCTCTCTCCCACTGGCAAGAGTCAGCCTTTGATCTCCCCTCCAAGCCGCCAGAACTCTCCTCTCCCCAAGAACAACTTCCATGCTATGGAAGAACTGGTCAAAAAGGTGACAGAGAAAGTGGCGAAGGTAGAGGAAAAAATGAGGGAGCCGATTGGTGTTGTGAGGGCATCTCCTCTGAGACGTACCACACCCTCACCCTGCAACAGTGAAGCAGGGGACTCAGCCAGAGGTGAGTCCCCCAAAGAAAGTAGAGCAGGAGGCTGTAAAACTCCTGAGAATGCTGGTGGAGTGGAAAAAGTAGTAGGAGATGGAAGTGGACCAAATCACAGAGATTCAAATGGAGATATTACCATAAAGGAGTCTGTGGAGAATGGAGTAGAGTCCACTGCTGTGGCATCCCCCCTGCCTGCGTCCCTGTGTGGCAGTACAGCCATCATCACAGACCATCCACCTCCAGAGCAGCCATTCGTCAATCCTCTCAGtgcactgcagtctgtaatgaaCGCCCACCTGGGAAAAGCCGCTAAGCCTGCCCTGCCCTCCCTTGACCCCATGAGTATGCTGTTTAAGATGAGCAACAGCCTGGCAGAGAAAGCAGCAGTGGCTGCCTCCACCCCACCAGCACAGACCAAAAAGCCCAGCAACGACCACTTAGATCGCTACTTCTACCAGCAACATCTAAACAATGATCAACCCATAGATCTCACCAAAGGCAAGAATGCTGACAAAAACAGCAGTAGTACTTCTTTGGGTTCAACGGCTCTCTcttccaccacctccaccccatCCTCAATTTCCCCCTCCTCCACTGTCACTATGACCAAAGCCTCAGCTGCTGTAGCTTCTTTCATGTCCACTTCCCCTCTGAGAGAGAATGCCCTCTCAGACATCTCTGACATGCTGAGGAACCTGACAGAGAGCCAAGCAGTCTCCAAGTCCTCCACACCTACCAGCCTGTCTGAGCGCTCCGACATTGAAGGTGCCACACAGGAGGAGACAGAAGACATTTCACCAGCCCAGAAACGTAAAGGCCGCCAATCCAACTGGAACCCtcaacacctcctcatcctaCAAGCCCAGTTTGCTTCCAGTCTGAGACAAACAAGTGATGGCAAGTACATGATGTCGGACCTGAGCCCACAGGAGAGAATGCACATCTCCCGTTTCACAGGCCTCTCGATGACTACAATATCCCATTGGTTGGCTAATGTCAAATACCAGCTGAGACGAACTGGTGGCACCAAGTTCTTGAAGAACTTGGATTCAGGTCACCCAGTGTTCTTCTGCAGTGACTGCGCCTCGCAGATCCGCTCGCCATCAACCTACGTTAGCCACTTGGAATCCCACTTGGGCTTTCGCCTGCGAGACCTGGCCAAGCTTTCTGGAGAGCAACTGCTCAGTCAGATAACGCACCAACACCATCAGCAACGCCACACCAAAGGACTGTCTGAAAAACTGCTCTCTAACCTTCACCCATCCAGCCACCCACTACCCTCCTCTCTTCCCACATCCTTATCCTCTTCTTTACCTATCTCCCTGCCCTCGTCTTTAACCACCCCTCTGCCCTCGACTGAATCCCCATCACCCTCCCCCGAAGACGACGACAACAGTGGGTCTGTGTACCAGTGCAAGCTCTGCAACCGGACTTTTGCAAGCAAGCACGCGGTTAAGCTTCACCTGAGCAAGActcatgggaagtcccccgaGGACCAtctcatgtatgtgtgtgagctggAGAAACAGTAG